The Lacrimispora xylanolytica genome has a segment encoding these proteins:
- a CDS encoding BMC domain-containing protein — translation MEKENGEQIRIVQETVAGREITLAHIIGGPLPIVYRKLGLNPEIDYRSSAIGIMNMTPPESAVIASDIAVKSGDIYLGFADRFSGTLIITGEIADVMAAITEIVDYFHNSLGYVTCPITKR, via the coding sequence ATGGAAAAAGAAAACGGAGAGCAGATCCGCATCGTACAGGAAACCGTAGCCGGAAGAGAGATCACGCTGGCACATATCATTGGAGGTCCGTTGCCAATTGTATACCGCAAACTGGGCCTTAATCCGGAGATTGATTACCGTTCCTCTGCAATTGGAATTATGAACATGACGCCTCCGGAATCCGCAGTCATAGCTTCTGATATTGCAGTAAAGAGCGGAGATATTTATCTTGGCTTTGCAGACAGATTCAGCGGAACTCTTATCATCACAGGGGAAATCGCAGATGTAATGGCTGCAATCACGGAAATTGTGGATTATTTTCACAATTCCTTAGGATACGTGACCTGTCCGATTACAAAGCGGTGA